The Hemiscyllium ocellatum isolate sHemOce1 chromosome 17, sHemOce1.pat.X.cur, whole genome shotgun sequence genome has a segment encoding these proteins:
- the LOC132823987 gene encoding uncharacterized protein LOC132823987 → MAAVGRKLSREELAELVSLALRCGLSQRDIAGLPSVQKLLGRSRSGSGSRRGLHAWAALLLLVLLLLLGGPLLQPGLRLWFWLRGLPPHTQMCALGLGELHNPFRRPLDCRVCRNITGVDRRSNLSHEEFLRAYAYSMQPVVVEDGQRNWSAREVFSFEFFTRIYDNESRALDSSASECQFFPYDTEFVNLGDVFSMEAGRAAGMDSKAKPWYIGWSNCDSSAASILRQHYKRPYFIPAISESSKMDWIFMGVPGHGAHMHIDDVDNPSWQAQIKGIKHWKLEPPAECYYECSSLEAIVYPGQIIVLDTNKWFHETHILGEELSITIGSEYD, encoded by the exons ATGGCGGCGGTGGGCCGCAAACTGAGCCGGGAGGAGCTCGCCGAGCTGGTGTCTCTGGCCTTGCGCTGCGGCCTCAGCCAGAGGGACATCGCGGGGCTGCCGTCGGTGCAGAAGCTGCTGGGCCGCTCCCGCTCCGGCTCCGGCTCCCGGCGCGGCCTGCACGCCTGGGCCGCCCTCCTGCTCCtggtcctcctcctcctcctgggtGGCCCGCTCCTCCAGCCCGGCCTCCGCCTGTGGTTCTGGCTCCGCGGCCTGCCGCCCCACACCCAGATGTGCGCTCTGGGCCTGGGCGAGCTGCACAACCCGTTCCGCCGGCCCCTGGACTGCCGCGTCTGCCGCAACATCACCGGCGTCGACCGGAGGAGTAACCTGAGCCACGAGGAGTTCCTGCGGGCGTACGCCTACTCCATGCAgccggtggtggtggaggacggCCAGAGGAACTGGTCCGCCAGGGAGGTCTTCAGCTTCGAGTTCTTCACACGGATCTACGACAACGAGAGCCGGGCCCTGGACAGCAGCGCCAGCGAGTGCCAGTTCTTCCCGTACGACACCGAGTTCGTGAACCTCGGCGATGTCTTCAGCATGGAGGCCGGCCGTGCCGCCGGCATGGACAGCAAGGCCAAGCCGTGGTACATTGGATG GAGTAACTGTGATTCCAGTGCAGCAAGTATCCTGAGACAGCACTATAAGCGACCATATTTTATCCCAGCCATTTCTGAATCCAGTAAAATGGATTGGATATTCATGGGAGTACCAGGGCATGGAGCCCACATGCAT ATTGATGATGTAGATAATCCCTCATGGCAGGCCCAAATCAAAGGCATCAAACACTGGAAACTGGAACCTCCAGCTGAATGCTATTACGAATGTTCTTCTCTGGAAGCCATTGTGTACCCTGGACAGATCA tTGTGCTGGACACAAATAAATGGTTTCACGAAACACACATTTTGGGTGAAGAACTCAGTATCACTATTGGTTCGGAATATGACTGA